From the Vibrio metoecus genome, one window contains:
- a CDS encoding ABC transporter permease subunit, translating into MVRQPFSLKERDRARLVKDRVVRFAVTCGGVSVLGALVLIFIYLGMVVVPLFGDGKWHGDVAVKPITTPNPLFMTIGDYGENAFVLSADGDGQFWSLRKPGEQPIHTQSIGFKPTRWAQTPAAQGWFALVGEDNQVAVLYPQLSHSMTAQGREFTPNLERLALPAEWRLSELALQKITFALTEQQVIFATYDQAQQVQIIRVDRQTGRELARFAFNAPFTQLSQLQLTPDGKTLYLRTNSELVVASLDNQRGQIREVVDLSVGDSHHQVTQLYLLSGAYSLLAVHSDGLVSQWFDVLRDGERHLTQIRDFKLASEVQYLLPDTNSKGFYSFYRNGTLQSHYTTSEKLVLFERAYQQAPQMVAMSNNEAYLASYDQGRIRLAHIENRNPEVSFSALWQKVWYESYPEPEFVWQSTAATDDFEAKFSLVPIAFGTLKAAAFAMLFAVPIAVLGAIYTAYFMTPSMRRVVKPTIELMEALPTVIIGFLAGLWFAPFVESHLPAVLALMLLMPLSTMLVGFIWSHLPRVWLRGIPNGWHALILIPVLIGIATLILAYSGELENALFAGDLRVYLAQHGIGYDQRNALVVGFAMGFAVIPTIFTIAEDAIFSVPKHLSDGSLALGATPWQTLMYVVLLTASPGIFSAIMMGLGRAVGETMIVLMATGNTPLLDWNIFEGMRTLSATIAVELPESEVQSAHFRILFLAALLLLTFTFAVNSLAEWVRQRLREKYRSL; encoded by the coding sequence ACCGTGTGGTGCGTTTTGCAGTGACCTGTGGTGGCGTGAGTGTGTTAGGGGCGTTGGTACTGATTTTTATCTATTTGGGTATGGTGGTTGTGCCTCTGTTTGGGGATGGTAAGTGGCATGGGGATGTGGCGGTAAAGCCGATTACAACGCCTAATCCACTGTTTATGACCATTGGTGACTATGGCGAAAATGCTTTTGTCCTCTCAGCCGATGGTGATGGGCAGTTTTGGTCATTAAGAAAACCCGGTGAACAGCCTATTCACACTCAATCGATAGGTTTTAAGCCTACACGGTGGGCACAAACCCCTGCTGCCCAAGGTTGGTTTGCGCTAGTGGGAGAAGACAACCAAGTGGCGGTGCTGTATCCGCAACTGTCTCACTCCATGACGGCCCAAGGACGAGAGTTTACTCCGAATCTTGAACGTTTGGCCTTGCCGGCTGAGTGGCGTTTGAGTGAACTTGCGCTCCAGAAAATCACGTTTGCGCTCACTGAGCAGCAAGTGATCTTCGCCACTTATGATCAAGCGCAGCAAGTACAGATTATACGAGTGGATCGCCAAACCGGACGAGAGTTGGCGCGCTTTGCTTTTAATGCTCCCTTTACTCAGTTGAGTCAGTTGCAACTGACGCCTGATGGTAAAACGCTTTATTTGCGCACAAACTCTGAGTTGGTCGTTGCATCGTTAGATAATCAAAGGGGGCAGATCCGTGAAGTGGTGGATCTCAGTGTCGGAGATAGCCATCATCAAGTCACTCAGCTCTATTTACTCTCTGGCGCATACTCTTTGTTGGCCGTACATAGTGATGGCTTAGTGTCGCAATGGTTTGACGTCTTACGTGATGGTGAGCGCCACCTTACGCAAATCCGCGACTTTAAGTTAGCGTCTGAAGTGCAGTATTTACTGCCAGATACCAACAGCAAAGGTTTCTACAGCTTCTATCGCAATGGCACTTTGCAAAGCCACTACACGACCAGTGAAAAATTGGTGCTGTTTGAGCGTGCCTACCAACAGGCGCCACAAATGGTAGCGATGTCGAATAATGAAGCGTATTTGGCTAGTTACGATCAAGGGCGTATTCGCTTGGCCCACATTGAGAATCGTAACCCTGAAGTTTCTTTTTCAGCACTGTGGCAAAAGGTATGGTACGAAAGTTACCCAGAACCGGAATTTGTTTGGCAATCGACCGCGGCAACCGATGATTTTGAGGCGAAATTTAGCCTAGTGCCGATTGCCTTTGGTACCTTAAAAGCGGCCGCATTTGCCATGTTGTTTGCTGTGCCGATTGCGGTGTTAGGCGCAATTTATACCGCCTATTTTATGACACCATCAATGCGACGAGTGGTTAAGCCCACTATTGAGCTGATGGAAGCCTTACCCACCGTGATCATCGGATTTTTAGCCGGATTATGGTTTGCCCCTTTTGTGGAGAGCCACCTTCCTGCTGTGCTCGCGTTAATGTTGCTGATGCCACTTTCAACAATGTTGGTGGGGTTCATTTGGTCACACTTACCGAGAGTATGGCTCCGTGGTATTCCTAATGGTTGGCATGCACTGATTTTAATTCCGGTGTTGATTGGGATCGCGACTCTGATTTTGGCCTACAGCGGTGAGTTAGAAAATGCACTGTTTGCTGGTGACTTGCGGGTGTATTTAGCACAGCACGGTATTGGTTATGATCAGCGTAATGCTTTAGTGGTCGGTTTTGCGATGGGTTTTGCGGTGATCCCTACCATTTTTACTATCGCGGAAGATGCCATTTTCTCGGTACCGAAACACCTTTCTGATGGTTCTTTAGCGTTGGGCGCAACACCTTGGCAAACATTAATGTATGTCGTGTTGCTAACAGCAAGCCCAGGGATATTTTCCGCCATCATGATGGGGCTTGGACGTGCGGTGGGGGAAACCATGATTGTCCTCATGGCTACCGGAAATACTCCGCTACTGGATTGGAATATTTTCGAAGGGATGCGTACTTTATCAGCAACGATTGCAGTTGAATTACCTGAATCTGAAGTGCAAAGCGCCCATTTCCGCATTCTGTTTTTAGCGGCGTTACTGCTGTTAACTTTTACGTTTGCGGTGAACTCGTTAGCGGAGTGGGTCCGCCAACGGCTACGTGAAAAATACCGTTCTTTGTGA
- the pstA gene encoding phosphate ABC transporter permease PstA codes for MVNWFKSGAPWIWLTGGAVSVSLIAVLGLLLVIGWRGLTYFWPAPLLQWQTPEGKTVVGQLYAQESVPVSHLKEMNLPLPAEIEAAGLATRLNIKVANRELYGSDFIALLEFQTEFKGAPQGWAVIERSRGGQLFGRPVSFDSLTGPKEQLLSDHLRQALLEAEAIRQQADTIVEQQVRVISGNLEKLRLEKRRKQLNNQLTDEFLQNYVLRKSRLEAELTEVQAQLDALRAPLDQQFLHVVDMRGQTISVPLSEILDFWYPNDMNFAQKLAEWGKQAWRFLSDSPRESNSEGGVFPAIFGTVFLVIIMSIIVMPLGVIAAIYLHEYAKEGAFTRMIRVAVINLAGVPSIVYGVFGLGFFVYTIGASVDNLFYAERLPTPTFGTPGLLWSALTLAVLTLPVVIVATEEGLSRIPISVRHGSLALGATQFETLWRIVLPMASPAIITGLILAIARAAGEVAPLMLVGAVKLASSLPVDGEFPFVHLERKFMHLGFHIYDIGFQTNNIEAARPLVYATSFLLVTVIVALNLTAISIRNNLREKYRTLGQD; via the coding sequence ATAGTGAATTGGTTTAAATCCGGTGCTCCTTGGATCTGGCTAACCGGGGGGGCGGTCAGTGTCAGCTTAATTGCAGTGCTTGGATTATTGTTGGTGATTGGTTGGCGCGGCTTAACCTATTTTTGGCCTGCGCCTTTATTGCAATGGCAAACCCCAGAGGGAAAAACCGTTGTTGGGCAGCTTTATGCTCAAGAAAGTGTGCCGGTGAGCCATTTAAAAGAGATGAATCTTCCATTGCCGGCGGAGATTGAAGCTGCTGGGTTGGCGACACGACTCAATATTAAAGTGGCGAATCGCGAGCTGTATGGCTCAGATTTTATTGCGCTACTTGAGTTTCAAACCGAGTTCAAAGGCGCCCCACAAGGATGGGCGGTGATTGAACGAAGCCGTGGTGGACAACTGTTTGGTCGGCCAGTCAGCTTTGATTCTCTAACGGGGCCAAAAGAACAACTGCTTAGCGATCATTTACGTCAAGCTCTGCTCGAAGCTGAGGCGATCCGCCAACAGGCGGACACCATAGTTGAACAGCAAGTGCGAGTGATCAGTGGCAATTTAGAAAAACTGCGTCTGGAAAAGCGCCGCAAGCAGTTGAACAACCAATTGACCGATGAGTTTTTACAAAACTATGTGTTACGTAAAAGTCGTTTAGAAGCTGAACTGACGGAAGTTCAAGCGCAGTTGGATGCACTCCGTGCGCCATTAGATCAGCAATTTTTGCATGTGGTGGACATGCGCGGACAAACCATATCGGTTCCGCTGAGTGAAATCTTGGATTTTTGGTACCCCAATGATATGAATTTTGCGCAAAAATTGGCGGAATGGGGTAAGCAAGCATGGCGATTTCTATCTGACTCGCCACGTGAGTCTAACTCGGAAGGTGGTGTGTTTCCTGCCATTTTTGGTACGGTTTTCTTGGTGATCATCATGTCGATCATCGTGATGCCATTGGGCGTGATTGCGGCTATTTATCTGCATGAATATGCCAAAGAGGGCGCATTTACCCGCATGATTCGGGTGGCGGTGATCAACTTAGCCGGTGTTCCTTCCATCGTCTATGGGGTGTTTGGCCTCGGCTTTTTTGTTTACACCATAGGTGCTTCGGTTGATAACCTGTTTTATGCCGAGCGGTTACCCACGCCGACATTTGGTACCCCCGGTTTGCTTTGGTCAGCATTAACACTCGCGGTGTTGACATTGCCAGTCGTGATTGTGGCCACTGAAGAAGGTTTATCGCGTATCCCGATTTCGGTACGTCATGGTTCCCTAGCATTAGGAGCCACCCAATTTGAAACCCTTTGGCGTATTGTGTTACCGATGGCAAGTCCTGCGATCATTACCGGATTAATTTTGGCGATTGCTCGTGCGGCGGGAGAAGTTGCCCCCCTGATGTTGGTGGGGGCGGTAAAACTCGCCTCTAGCTTGCCTGTGGATGGTGAGTTTCCGTTCGTTCACCTAGAGCGTAAGTTTATGCACTTGGGCTTTCATATTTACGATATCGGTTTTCAAACCAATAATATTGAAGCCGCTCGACCATTGGTTTACGCCACCTCATTTTTGTTGGTAACGGTGATTGTGGCACTGAACTTAACTGCAATCAGTATTCGTAATAACTTACGGGAAAAATACCGAACTTTGGGGCAAGACTAG